In Arachis hypogaea cultivar Tifrunner chromosome 2, arahy.Tifrunner.gnm2.J5K5, whole genome shotgun sequence, a genomic segment contains:
- the LOC112753907 gene encoding pentatricopeptide repeat-containing protein At4g32430, mitochondrial-like, with the protein MLHSQVSFKILQRLPLQSLVKHGSKFLHSLKHEHQVFDHIPHSKVAWVKRSMLTLLHNNLPFRALFVFKTQFQLCSLDCVDEVGVALALKACQGELKLGCQLHGFAVSSGFISLVTVSNSLMKMYCKSGNFRKALRVFENLSCPDIVSWNTVLSGFEENIDALSFACSMHSNGIVFDPVTYTTALAFCWGNHGFCFGSQLHSLVAKFGLNCEVFVGNALITMYSRSGSLAEARRVFDEMPRKDLVSWSAMLSGYAQEGECFGLEAVSLFVSMVRQGMSLDHVSFTGAVSACGYMKNLELGRQIHGLTLKVGYGTHVSVCNVLISTYLKCEVGRDAKLVFQLMNNRNVVSWTTMISIEEEDAVSLFNEMRKDGVYPNDITFIGLLHSITLNNLVVEGEMIHGLCIKSSFLSEPNVSNSLITMYAKFESVQESKKIFEEVNHREIIAWNSLISGYAQNSLFKDAFLTFLAAVNEVKPNQYTFGSVLNAIAAAEDISLKHGQRCHSELIKCGLDTDPIVSGSLLDMYGKRGSIAESQRVFDETPRKSEFAWTAIVSAYARHGDYESVMSLFKEMESEGTTPDSITFLSVLAACCRKGMVDVGHRVFDSMVKEHSIEPTPEHYSIMVDMLGRAGLLNEAEVLMHQIPGGPRLSVLQSLLGSCRIHGNIEMAERVIDRLVEMDPASSGSYVLMANLYAEKGKWEKVAEVRKLMRERGVKKEVGFSWVDVGGINSLYLHGFSSGDKSHPESEDICNMAEFIGLQMKVLKGSKAREGDWHQE; encoded by the coding sequence ATGTTACACTCCCAGGTTTCCTTCAAGATCCTGCAACGGTTGCCATTACAATCATTAGTCAAACATGGGTCGAAGTTTTTACACTCACTCAAACATGAACACCAGGTGTTCGATCATATTCCTCACTCAAAAGTTGCATGGGTTAAGCGTTCCATGCTTACCCTTTTGCACAACAACCTTCCCTTTCGTGCCCTGTTTGTATTCAAGACCCAGTTCCAGCTGTGTTCGCTCGACTGTGTTGATGAGGTTGGTGTTGCCTTGGCTCTCAAGGCTTGTCAAGGAGAGCTGAAACTTGGGTGCCAACTCCATGGTTTTGCAGTGTCCAGCGGGTTCATTTCGTTGGTCACCGTGTCAAATTCGCTGATGAAGATGTACTGCAAGTCAGGGAATTTTCGGAAGGCCTTGCGTGTGTTTGAGAATTTGAGTTGCCCTGACATTGTTTCTTGGAACACTGTTCTTTCAGGGTTTGAGGAGAACATAGATGCTTTGAGTTTTGCTTGTTCTATGCATTCAAATGGGATCGTGTTTGATCCTGTGACATACACCACTGCTCTTGCCTTTTGTTGGGGTAATCATGGGTTTTGTTTTGGGAGCCAATTGCATTCTCTTGTTGCAAAATTTGGATTGAATTGTGAAGTTTTCGTAGGGAATGCTCTGATAACCATGTATTCAAGGTCAGGGAGTTTAGCTGAGGCTAGGAGGGTGTTTGATGAGATGCCCCGGAAGGATTTGGTTTCATGGAGTGCAATGCTTTCGGGTTATGCTCAAGAGGGGGAATGTTTTGGGCTGGAAGCAGTTTCACTGTTTGTTAGCATGGTTAGGCAAGGGATGTCCCTTGACCATGTCTCGTTTACGGGTGCAGTTTCAGCTTGTGGTTATATGAAAAACTTAGAGCTAGGGAGGCAGATACATGGTTTGACACTTAAAGTGGGGTATGGAACACATGTTTCGGTTTGCAATGTGTTGATCTCGACTTATTTGAAGTGTGAGGTCGGCAGAGATGCAAAACTGGTTTTTCAGCTGATGAATAATCGCAATGTAGTCTCTTGGACGACAATGATttcaattgaagaagaagatgcagTGTCTCTTTTCAATGAGATGAGAAAAGATGGTGTATATCCAAATGATATTACATTTATAGGACTATTGCATTCTATTACACTCAATAATCTGGTGGTGGAAGGTGAAATGATTCATGGATTATGCATCAAAAGCAGCTTCTTGTCGGAACCAAATGTCTCCAATAGCCTTATTACCATGTATGCCAAGTTTGAATCTGTTCAAGAATCGAAGAAAATTTTTGAGGAGGTTAACCATAGAGAGATAATAGCATGGAATTCATTAATTTCAGGGTATGCTCAGAATAGCTTATTCAAAGATGCTTTCCTTACATTTTTGGCTGCAGTGAATGAGGTAAAACCAAACCAATACACTTTTGGCAGTGTCTTAAATGCTATTGCTGCTGCTGAGGATATATCTTTGAAACATGGGCAACGATGCCATTCGGAATTGATCAAATGTGGGTTAGACACTGATCCGATTGTTTCAGGTTCTCTGCTTGACATGTATGGCAAGCGTGGGAGCATAGCCGAGTCTCAAAGAGTATTTGACGAGACACCTAGAAAAAGTGAGTTTGCTTGGACTGCAATAGTATCAGCCTATGCTCGACATGGGGACTATGAGTCAGTGATGAGTTTGTTTAAGGAGATGGAGAGTGAAGGAACCACTCCTGACTCCATCACTTTCCTTTCCGTTTTAGCTGCATGTTGTAGAAAAGGCATGGTTGATGTAGGCCATAGAGTCTTTGACTCCATGGTGAAAGAACATTCAATTGAACCAACTCCAGAACATTATTCTATCATGGTGGACATGTTAGGTCGCGCAGGACTGCTAAATGAGGCAGAAGTGTTGATGCACCAGATTCCAGGAGGACCTAGATTGTCAGTGTTGCAAAGCTTGCTTGGTTCTTGTAGAATACATGGGAATATAGAGATGGCTGAGAGGGTTATTGATAGGTTGGTTGAAATGGATCCTGCGAGTTCAGGTTCGTATGTATTAATGGCGAATTTATACGCTGAGAAAGGGAAATGGGAGAAAGTAGCTGAAGTGAGGAAACTTATGAGAGAGAGGGGAGTGAAGAAGGAAGTTGGGTTTAGTTGGGTGGACGTTGGTGGTATTAATTCCTTGTATTTGCATGGTTTCTCTTCCGGGGATAAGTCGCACCCGGAATCTGAGGATATTTGTAACATGGCAGAGTTTATTGGATTGCAAATGAAAGTTTTGAAAGGGAGCAAAGCAAGGGAAGGAGACTGGCATCAGGAATAG